CTTCCAAAAGATTTTCAGGTATGCCCCCACAATTAACGGAAATAAACGGCGCTCTTGAAAATTTACCCCGATAATGGATAGCACGTGCCACCAACTCTTTACCTGTACCACTTTCGCCATTTATAAAAACCGTTGCTTTATTATCCTTAACACGTTCTATAATTTGAATGATTCTATTAATTTTTTCTGAAACCCCTATAATATCACCATATCCTTCTTTTTGTAGTTGATGATTTTGGGTTTTGGTTTCAGCGCAAGTTTTAGGCAAGGTGCTATCTATGGCAGCTTTCAGTTCATCTTTTGTAAAAGGTTTTGTAAGATATACGACTTTAGATTTTATAGCGACCAATGAATCTTGAACGGAAGGATAACCCGTAACAACCAATCTAGGCAGTTTTGGGTAATGTTCAGATACAAATTTAAGAAGTTCAAAACCATCAACTTCTGGCATTTTTAAATCGGTAATTAGCAAATCAATGGAAGTATCTCTTAAAATGGCAACTGCTTCTTTAACCGAAACAGCTTTATACGCATGGTAATTCCATGATCTTAAATGTCTTTGTATTAACTCCAAAATATTGATATCATCGTCTACAACCAATATGTTTTCTTTTTGAAACTGCATCATAATTACTTTGGTAATGTTACTGTAAAAGTAGTGCCTTTAAGTGGATTATTTATTGCCACAATGGTTCCTTTGTGACTGGAAACAATACCATGAACTACGCTTAAACCTAAACCAGAACCTTCGCCAGTAGGTTTAGTAGTAAAGAATGGTTGAAATACTTTTTCTAGCGCTTCGGAAGAAAGCCCTGGACCTTCATCTGTCACTTTAAATACAATATCTTTGTCTGTTTGAAAAGTTGTGATCGTTACAAGTCCTTTTTTGGGCGAAAAGTAAATGGCATTCGTAATAAGGTTGAATATGATTTGTGTAAGCTGTATAGGGTCTGCATTTAACAACAAGGTTTCATCTTCTATTTTTACAATGTACTTTACTTGTTGTTTTCTGAAGGTGGCATCCAGCAAATCAATAGCTCCTTTAATGCTTGGAACTATATTTAACCGAGTCATTTTTTGAGGCATTTCACAAGCAAAAAACATGAGCTTTTTCACAACTTCTCTTGAGAAAATGGCATTTTGAATAATTCTATCTAAATCTGCTAAACATTCAGTATTATTTTTAAGATTATCTTTTAATAATTCAGCAAACCCTAAAATATTGGCTAAAGGCGTATTGAGTTCGTGGGCTATTCCTGCAGTAAGTTCTCCTAATATTTTAAGTCGGTCTGCATGCTCCATTTGGCGTTTTAAGGACATTTCATTTTTCCTGATTTGTACACGTTCAAATAAACTCCCCAATTTTAAAGCTATGATATTCAGTAATTGTTGTTCTTCATTTAAAAAATCTTCTTTAGTGTATTTTAAATGATTTAAATGGGCTGAAATAGTACCTGCTAACTTATTGAAAACGACTATTTCTGATACTAATTCTATATGTTCATCTAAATTCTGAGACGTTACAACGTTCATACCGTCTATTAAAATGACAATTTCAGTTTCTTCCGGGAAGCTGAATGCTTTTTGTACACTAAATGCAATAGCTTTTAAGGTTTCTTCTAAGGTTTCAATATCAGCGTTCACAATAATAGACGACACCTCGTAAAGACATGTTAGTTCTTTGATGCGTTCTTTTAATGCTGTTTCTGTAGAAATCATAATTTAGTATTTTAATCAATAAACTCTTTATTCAAATTTTAAAAAATTCAGTTAAATAACTTATTAAATATATTGACAAAACTGTAATTCATTGGTTTTTAATATATGTTTTATACTTTGAATAATAAACTTGAATTATAAAAAACCTTCATATATAAATAACTTAAAGATTTGCTTTATCTGATTTAAATTTATGAATATATTAACTTCCTTCCATGGATATTTTTTTAGGTTTGTTATCTAATCTCTTAGGTTTGCTATTACGTTTGAAGATATAAAAAAAATTGAAAGTTTTCTAAAATGTAGTGCCTATTTTGGCTATTATCTCACTGGTCAAACAGTCTTTCAAATACGTAAATTGAAAATCATCTTCCTGACTTTATAAGCACGGTGAAGTTGCTTAATATACTTCGAATACTTAATTCCATTTAACTATTGCGATTGCTAAACAATTGATGACTCCTTGCGGGTTAGAATTTTCGTTTACAGAATTTATTGTGAATTATTTTTAGACATTTTAAACATTCAAATCATGGGAAGAGAGAAAAACTTAAAGTATCCTAAAGTCGATTTAAAAGCTAAGAAACAGGAGAAAATAAAAATGAAGCTGGAAGCTAAGCAAAATCGAAAGCACAAATAATCAAACCTATAGTTTGCTGGTTTTTATCGTCCCATAACGCCGCTCTTCTTATTTTTTTCGGATATTTTTATTTGGTCTCATTGCCTGTAAATTCAATGATTTCTTCTTTTATAAGATGTTGGCACTTGTTTTTAGGCAACCCCAGCTCTTTTATGGTTTTAAACTTAAGGTTATTTTATACCTAACCACAAAACAACCACCGTTGCTGTCCCAGACATTCAGTAGCGAAAAATGATTATAAAGCCTATCGACATCAATAATATTTCCTTTTAGTAAAGGGATGTCATAAGCTCCCTTTGTTGACTGCTGTTTTACCATCAGTGATGTTTACAGAGGCCGGCAAATGACTGTCATATTCAAATACAGTGTGCATTTTTATTGCTCCTTTATTGATTTGAACCTATTCCAATCAAATAAACTCCAGCCCAATCCTATTGTGGAGGCTTCTAACAAAAATATTTTTGACATTATCTTGAATTAAGCACGTGTCATTTGGGCAGGCCGTCCTAAATTATCTAACATCACATAATAATCTCTAAATAGCTCTAAATCGCTGTGTTTGTTCTGATATCTCAAAGTAGATATTGCCGACAATCTAAGTATTCCCAAATGATTTAAATAGGCTGTTGCCGATTATAGACACCATTGCTTACATCCCGTAACGAATGGTTATTGGCTAATTGGCAAAAAAGCATCGAAACTAAATGGGACCAACTGTTATAGCCCTGCCCTTTTTGTGTTAACCCGTTTGGTTTTTTACAAGTTTCTTAAACCTAGAACTGTCCAATTTTGAAAATATTTGTGAAAATAGAGTTACTTTTACCATAAGAGGATGGGGTTGTGTTATCCAATGAAACTAAATATACCTCCATGTCACTTTGTCCAAAACTTAACATGTTAGACTTAGATACTAGTCCATTAATATATCAAGAAAAATACAACTTAAAATTAAAAAATGTAGAACATACTTTGGGGAATACTATTATTTTTGCCAAGCAAACCAAATAATTACTTTGAGAATGAGGTTCCAACCACTATTTTTATTTTGGATGGGGCTATTTTTTTTGATGGTGAGAAAATAATTGAAATTGAATAATCTTACTATAGAGGTAATAAATATAAATTTGCAATTACAACCAAACTTGAATTAATAAAGAAAGGTAAATAGTACTTTACTAATGTTTAAACAATGGATGTAAGAAAAAAAAAGAATGAACTTAACAATTGAAAATATATTATTAGTTGGCTCTCTATTACTTTTTGTAAGTATTATTGTAGGTAAGACATCTTATAAATTTGGTGTTCCAACATTATTGCTCTTTTTAACGATTGGCATGTTGGCAGGTTCTGACGGCATTGGCGGTATCAATTTCGACAATCCGCAAATTGCCCAATTCATTGGTATTGTTTCGCTTAACTTCATTTTGTTTTCAGGGGGTCTTGACACCAATTGGACTTCTGTAAAACCTATTCTAAGGGAAGGACTTGTTTTATCCACTTTAGGCGTTTTACTAACGGCCCTTTCACTTGGGACATTTGTTTGGTTCGTTACTGATTTTACAATTTATGAAAGTATGCTGTTGGGCTCTATTGTTTCATCAACAGACGCAGCTGCTGTATTTTCAATCTTACGTTCAAAAAATCTTGCCTTAAAGACAAACCTACGGCCGACATTGGAATTAGAAAGCGGTAGTAACGACCCAATGGCGTATGTATTGACTATTGCATTTTTGACTTTGGTAATCAATCAGGATCAAAGCATTGCATCCATCATTCCCCTGTTTTTCCAACAAATGATTTTGGGTGGAATTGTAGGTTTTGCCTTTGGAAAACTTAGTAAATTTATAATCAATAAAATCAAGCTTGACTTTGAAGGGCTTTATCCTGTATTGGTCATAGCTCTGATGTTTATTACATTCTCGGCAACCGATTTTGTGGGCGGTAACGGATTTCTCGCTATTTACATTTGTGCGGTTTACTTAGGCAATCAAGACCTGATACACAAGAAAACCATCTTAAAAATGTATGACGGTTTGGCTTGGCTAATGCAGATTGTGCTTTTCCTTACGTTAGGTTTACTTGTTTTCCCTTCTCAAATAATTCCATATTTCGGCATAGGGATGATCATCTCATTATTTCTGATAATCGTTGCTCGACCTGTGAGCGTTTTTCTCAGTTTGATGTTTTTTAAAATGAGACTTAAAAGAAGATTTTATATTTCTTGGGTTGGTTTGCGTGGTGCTGTTCCAATTGTGTTTGCAACTTATCCTTTGTTGGCCGGAATCGACAAGGCCAATATGATTTTCAATATCGTGTTTTTCATATCTGTTACGTCGGTTTTAATTCAAGGAACAACTTTATCCATTGTTGCTAAATGGCTCAATGTTGCCTTGCCCGAAAAAGCAAAAAAGGTTACTGAAATAGACAAGCTCATTTTAGAACTTCCTAAATCATCCTTACAAGAATTTGAAGTTTTGCCCCATTTTCACGCAGTAAACAAAAGAATTGTTGATTTGAATTTCCCAAAATCAGCGTTTATTGTGATGATAAAAAGAAACGGGGAATATATTCGTCCGGGTGGTTCAACAGAGTTGGAAGCAAAAGATATTTTAATGGTCCTTGCAGACAGTCAGGACGATTTTGCAAAAGTGGTCGATTCTATACAGGCCAAATAAAACAGAAAGGAAAAAGTGAAATTAAAACGAAGAAGAAAATTAGTAACGTACTTAAATATTTTAGACCAACCTGTCCGATTCAACCCTTTTGTTTTCAGTCGGACTTTTTTATTGTGGGCTTTTCTCGGACTAGTAGGTGGAATAATAGCGGGACTTTATTGGATTGGACTTGAATTTCTAACGCACCAATTGGCTTTTTTTAGTGGTTGGCAAGTAATTCCCGTAATGGCAACCTGCGGCCTTTTAGCAGGTTTGATCATTCACTTTATTGGAGACCCGGGAGAAATACATTTGATCGTAAACAATATCCGTTTTAATAAGGGAAAGCTAGACCCCAAAAACAATCCTTCCATGGTACTATCCTCGTTGTTGTGCGTAGCATCAGGTGGAAGTCTCGGACCAGAAGCGCCATTAGTCCAAGTAACAGGCTCGACAGGTACTTGGATAGGAAAGTTGTTCCGACTTAAAGGGGAGGAATTAAGGTCATTGAGTATTGCAGGAATGGCATCAGGCTTTACAGCCTTATTTGGAGCGCCACTGGGCGGTAGCTTGTTTTCATTGGAGATACTTCATCATAAACACGCCGTGGAGTATTACAAAGCCATTATTCCTGCATTTGTGGCAAGTTGTTTTAGCTATTTGGTATTTGCCTTGATCATTCATTTAGGTCTTGGACCAATATGGGATTTATCTGCGTATGAATATTCAGGAATTTTTGATTTTGGTTATGCCGTGCTGTTCGCAATAATTGGAGCTGCTTTTGGATGGGCTTTTATTTTTTGCACCAAATTTTTCAAATCAATTTTCGAGAAAAGACCTATACCCATTTATATCAAAACACTCATTGGGGGAGTTCTACTAGGTGTCATAGCATTTTACTTTCCATTAACCCGATACTTCGGACATCACGAGATTAACGAACTGTTATCAGGGAATTTTTCCTTGACTTTGTTGTTTGCTATTTTGATTTTTAAAATCATAGCCATTTCAATAACCGTGACATCCGGTTGGAGAGGCGGGTTCATTATCCCCTTGTTTTTCGTAGGAGCAACATTAGGACTGATAATTTATCAATTGTTCCCAACAATAAATCTGACGTTAGCAATTGTTAGCTGTATGGCAGCAATTAATGCTTGTGTTACTCGAACGCCAATGAGCACGACCATTTTATTGGCAACTTTAACAGGTTTCGGACATTTCATCCCCATCCTTTTTGCGAGTTTAACAGGCTATTTTTTGGCTCCAAGAATACCTTTTATAGGTTCGCAAATGGAGAAAGAATAAAGAAATAGGTATACAAAAATGCACATAAAAAACAGGCAAAACAGAAGTAAAATCAAAGCTTTTGACTCAGATTAGTTCATTGGTTCGCCATGGAGTTCCTTAAGATAATCCAGTTGCTTTTCTCCAATAACCTTGGCTTCTTCAAAAAAAAAATGTGTTCATCTGCTATAGCTTTATCCACATTCTTTTCTGAGAATTCATTATATGCTTTGAAAGGCATAATATTGTAGGCATTGTACAGTATATAGATACGATGTAAACCATATGCTTTTTGTGGATAAAGCTTTTCAGGTAAAAAAAGGGAAGGCCACACATAAACAAACATGTGAACTAGATGGACTAAATAATTTCACAAATTGCTTTGTATTAATTGTATAAACTTCCCTTGATTGAATTAACAAATACAATCATTAATTTTCGATTACTGTTTATACTTTCGTTTTACTAAAAACCATTAATGATATAAACCCTCGATTTCCCAATTAAACAAAGGCCAAGGTACAAAGTTTGGGAAAAACAAATTAGACAGAATTAGAACCAAGTAGAACTGACATCAAATTATAATCATTTTCTATTTGACCTAAAAAAACCGACGTGAGAGTTAAACTTCCAAAATCCTCTACACCTCTACAAGAAATACAACTATGATTTGCTTTTAAGACAACACCCACATCCTTTGTATCAAGAGTGGTTGACAGTTCTTGAACGATCTGCATTGTTAATCGTTCTTGGACTTGTGGTCTTCTCGCATAAAAATCAACAAGTCTATGAATTTTAGACAACCCTATAACATAATCTTTTGGTATGTAGGCTATATTAACTTTTCCTTGAATTGGAACAAAATGATGTTCACAAAATGAAGTAAAAGGAATATTTAACTCTACTAATGGAGTATGGTACCCATATTCATTTTTAAATACGGCAACTTTAGGTTTATTGATTGGATTTAATCCTTTAAATATTTCGTTAACATACATTTTTGCTACTCGATTTGGAGTGTCTTTTATACTATCATTCGTAAGGTCAAAGCCCAATATTTCAATAATATCCTTAAACTTCTCCGCTATTAATTCAGTTTTTAAAGTATCATCAACATCAAAAGCATCATCACGTAACGGATTTTTAATCGACACGTGTTGATTGGAATTTTTCAAACTTTCTTCTACCAAACGTGTGTTTCCGTTCAATTTTGTCATATTAATTATTGGTTTTATTCTAATTATCTTCAGATAATTTTGCTAAAGAAAATGCACCAATAGCCATTACTAAATCTCTTATAGCAACGTCTACAAAAGTCCAACTAAAAATTAAAGTTAAGGCAATTGATACCAACCAAGCACAAACTATATAAGCACCAATTTTTGTTTTAGTTAAAACAAGCATACCTGCAATTATCTCGATAACACCTACTATCATCATAAATGTAATAGGCTCAAAAGGAAGTATTCCAGCAAAACCTTCAGAAATATATTGAGACCAATTGGTTAAAATGTTAGTGAATTTGTCTAATCCTGCAACGATTGGCACTAAACCAAAAGTGTACTTTAAAATGTTTTTTACTAATTGTAAATTCGAATTCATAATTTTAGTTTTTTTAAATTTATTACACACTTTTGATAACAGATTTTAAAAAAGGATACAAAATTTTGTAACTTTTTTTAAAGTTTCCCATCAAAAGTAAAAGGCTCAATAAAATGGAAGCTATAAACATCAATGATTTTAACAATCATAAAATAAAAGAGAGTGAAGTTATAAAACGCATTTTAGGTGGAGAAAAAGAACTTTATGAAATTTTGGTAAGACGGAACAATCAAAAGTTATATCGTGTAATTAGGGGTTACCTCAAAGATGAAGCTGAAATTGAAGATATAATGCAAGATAGTTATGTAAAAGCATTCACTAAATTGTATCAATTTAGACTTGATTCTGCGTTTTCTACTTGGCTTATTCGCATAGGAATAAACGAATCTTTAGCTCGTTTAAAGGAAAAAGGAAAACTTTATCGTCTAAATGAACAATCAGATAATTTAAGTTATACAACTTTAGAAATTCCAGATAACAGGCAATTAAATCCACAAGACAAAATGATAAGGAATGAAGCAAAGCAAATATTAGAAAATGCTATTGACAGTTTAGATATAAAATATAAAACTGTTTATATTATGAAAGAAGTGGAAGAAATGAGTCTAAAAGAAATTTCAATTGTATTAAACTTAACTGTTGCTAATGTAAAAGTACGTTTACACCGGTCAAAAGAAATGCTAAAAGAAAAACTATATGAAGTGGCGAATAATAAAAATATATTTGAATTTGGTTTTAGCAGATGTGACAGAATAACAGAAAACGTAATGAAACTAACAAAATAATGTACCTAACAAAGTATAATGGAAAAATTTAGTCGAAATTAATATCTCAACAACAAAATAAAAATAAAGGATAACCTCAATGTACTTTAAAATTCTATATCAAGATAAATTACACATTACCGTATAAGTATTCAATATGGGGAACAAATCACTATTATGAAGATGGAGCTGGCGGAGAATTCATCCCCCCTGAGGATTCTAAAATTTACTTACTAAAAGCACTCGAAATAACTCAAAAAAGTTTCACCCAATCAGGGTGATCCATACTTAACAATCAAAAAAAAATTAAGTGATAATTAAAAAATATTTACCTATGAATTACCCTTGGCGGCTTAAAAAATGGAACCGTAATATTATCTAATTAATTTAAAAAATATGGTAGCCTTATTCTTGGTACGGTAATGATTGTAAAATAGGTTATGTATAAATTAAAATAGTAAACACAAATTTCATCATTTAAATTAATTATGGAACTCCTATTAAACGGACTAGCCTTTAAAGATGGAGATTGGAAATACCTTTACATGACCGGGGCCGAAGTAGAGTTTGTTCACTTCCCAAATTTTCTCGGGAACATGTGAGCAAGTAGAATGGAAATCGGAACCTTTTTAGTTGTGTCAAAGACCCCATACCGAAGTTCTTTTCCCGAAATGGAGCTTGTTGGAATGCAGGGGAATGGGCTGAGGGCACTATCTAAACTACCAATTTCTGGACAGCACATTGCGTGAGGGGTAGAAGCGGCATCCTTTTGTGGTTCCTTAGAGCCACAAAAGATATAGTGGATAACCCGGCCCGCTTGCATTTTTGCGGAGGCTATCATGCGTGGGCAGAATGCGGGCGGTGATACGCCCAAATAAAACTAAAAGTTATAAATCGGAAGTATTCGGGAATATTGTATGAATTGAGCTTAAAAATAAATTCAACGTTATGAAGCAAAAAATGCTTTTGGGATAATCAAAAGCATTTTATACATTTCTAATTCAATTTTTTTTAATCTTATTGACGTTAGATGGATCTATTTTATTCATTAGTATCTGCATATCTTCACTTACTTTTCTCTCTACTACCCTTGCGTAGACTTGTGTAGAAGCAATTTTAGAGTGACCTAAAAGCTTAGATACTGTCTCAATAGGTACCCCATTACTTAAGGTAACTGTCGTTGCAAAAGTATGTCGAGCCATATGAAAGGTTAAATTTTTATTCAATCCAACAGCGTCTGCTATTTCTTTTAAATATAGGTTTAATTTTTCATTAGTTATTACTGGAAATAAAGTTTCCGTTACTTGGGTCATAGGATGATTTTGGTATTTAATAATTAAATCCCTTGCCTTTGCTAAAAGAGGAATTTTTACCGAAGATTTAGTCTTCTGTCTATTGGTAAATATCCACTCCTCACCATCAATGCCTTTAAGAATATTATTCTGGGTTAAATTCATAATATCAACGTAAGCAATTCCTGTATAACAACTAAAAACAAATAAATCCCTAACCCTTTCGAGTCGTGCTATGGGAAAATAATAGCTTTCAATATTAGCTAGTTCGTTATCAGTTAAAAAAGGGCGTTCCCTTTTTTCATAAGTTGGTTTCCATCTCACAAATGGATCTCTATCCAACCATTCTATATGATAGCCTAAAGTTACAATCTTTCTAAACCTCTGAATATGTTTCATTACAGTATTATTACCCATTGCTTTCGGGTGCCCTTTTGGCCAGAAACAATATAAAAAATTCGCAAAATCGCAAATGAATTTATAATCGAGTTCTTTTAAATAAACATCAGAAGTGTTTAATACGTTGTTTAGGTATTTATTTAAATAACCTTGAGTTATACCAAAATTCCTAATCGTACCAGTCGCCAATGTTTTTTCAATTTTCTTCGTATGATATTCTAGAAGATTTTGAAGTGTCTTAGCATTATCACTTTCACCAAGATATTCGGCCTTGATTAAATCCGCCGTAATTAATTGTCCTTTGAATTTTAAATCATGATAATACTGTACTATTTGAGCATGAACCTGATCTAAATATTGGTTAAGTTCCCTTGCCGCTGCACTATTACCCTTTGCTCTTTGTCTATTGGAATCCCAAATCTGTAAATCTACCTTATACTTTAGGCTGATATTAACTTTTTTTCCATTGACCGTAATTCTGAGGTACATACCAGCTTGATTATTTTTGGCACGTGAAGCATATGCCCAAAATAAAATTGAAAATGTGTTTGATGTTCTCATAGTTGTCGTCTTTAAATTATTAAACATTTATCGAGACGAAAGTCAAATCAACTATATTGAGTACCTTATGTGTTCACAAATCAAATCGTCAACATTGTTGACGGTCTAAATTTTTGTTGACGGTTTGCTACTATTTTAAATGAAAACAAATCAATTAAAATGTGGTCCTAAAAACCAAGAAACCGTGCATACCATAGGATTTGCACGGTTTTGTAACTTTTTACAAGTTTTCTTAGTGACCTCGACTGGATTCAAACCAGTAACCTCTTGAGCCGTAATCAAGTGCGCTATTCAGTTGCGCCACGAGGCCTTTTAAAGTGGGTGCAAATATAATAATTTTATTAAAATACCACCAAATTTATTTCAATTTTATAATTCATTTTTAATTCTTAAAAAACTTCTATTTACATTTGTATTAAATCGATAGGTATGAACTCTATTTTAAATCCGTGGCCTTGGTATATCTCGGGACCACTTATTGCCCTTGTTATGTCATTGTTACTCTATTTTGGAAAAACATTTGGCATGTCTTCAAACTTAAAAACCATGTGTACCATGCTCGGAGCTGGTAAATTTTCTGATTTTTTTAAGTTTAATTGGAAAGACCAATCGTGGAACTTGACTATTATTGCAGGCGCTATTATTGGTGGATTTATTGCTACCCACTATTTATCAAACGATCGTATCACCGATTTAAACCCAAACACTGTTACAGAATTACAACAAATGGGGTTTGAGAATGCAGGTGCTCATTTAGTCCCCACTGAACTATACAGCCTAGAAGCCATAAAATCCACCAAAGGTTTATTGCTATTGGTTATTGGCGGGTTGCTTGTAGGGTTTGGCACGCGATACGCAAGCGGATGCACTTCTGGTCATGCCATTACCGGGCTTAGTAGCTTACAAAAACCTTCGCTTATCGCCGTTATTGGATTTTTTATTGGCGGATTGCTAATGGCTAACTTTATTTTACCATTAATTTTTTAAGCAAATGAAATATTTTAAATTTTTACTAGTAGGTATATTTTTTGGTATTGTTTTAGTTAAATCTGAAGCTGTTTCGTGGTACCGTATTTATGAAATGTTTAGATTTCAATCCTTCCACATGTATGGTATCATAGGAACTGCCATAGCTTGTGGCATTCTATTCCTTCAAATTTCAAAGAAAGGCTATATAAAAAGCATTAAAGGAGCCGATATATTTGTGCCTAAAAAAGAAAATGGGTTTATTAGATATATTGTAGGTGGAACCATTTTTGGTTTTGGTTGGGCGCTTATTGGTGCTTGCCCAGGACCTATGTATATATTATTGGGTACAGGTGTTTATAGCATGTTAATTGTAATTGCTGCCGCTGTTTTAGGCACTTTTATTTACGGCATTTTAAAAGACAAACTTCCTCATTAATTTTTATCCAATCAACAAAGCTTAAAACTTATATAACAAAAATCTTACAACTAGCCACTTCCGTTTTGTTATTTTATAATACCATCTAGGCTTTGAAAATGACCGCAATAAAACACCTTTTTTCCTTTTCTACTTTAAAATAAACAACAACCGTAGAGGTTAAAAGTTTAAAATGGAATGGAATTAGAAAAGCTAAGGATTTACTAAACAACATGGGTATCCTTAGTTGGCGAAAAAAATGCTATTAACACAAAAGCAAAACCGAATGTTAGCTATATATTATTCGCAGAATAAAAGTAAGTTGGCACATTCAGAAGTAAGAGTACTTTTGAGTAAAACTAACATAAAAAATGACCGATTTTGATTTTCAAAATCGGTCATTTTTGTTATTTGGAGTTTTTTAAGGATAATTTTATAGAAAAGAATGCGTTTTTGTTTCCAACAGGACACAAGTATCCCATCGAAGTTAGCTTTCGTTTTTTTAAGCAGCTAAGTTTTTAAATCGAGAGCTGTAAATTCTTCTTCCAATTTCAAGAGCATTGGCTGTATGGATTCCGAAGAAAATCCA
This genomic window from Mariniflexile sp. TRM1-10 contains:
- a CDS encoding sensor histidine kinase, whose translation is MISTETALKERIKELTCLYEVSSIIVNADIETLEETLKAIAFSVQKAFSFPEETEIVILIDGMNVVTSQNLDEHIELVSEIVVFNKLAGTISAHLNHLKYTKEDFLNEEQQLLNIIALKLGSLFERVQIRKNEMSLKRQMEHADRLKILGELTAGIAHELNTPLANILGFAELLKDNLKNNTECLADLDRIIQNAIFSREVVKKLMFFACEMPQKMTRLNIVPSIKGAIDLLDATFRKQQVKYIVKIEDETLLLNADPIQLTQIIFNLITNAIYFSPKKGLVTITTFQTDKDIVFKVTDEGPGLSSEALEKVFQPFFTTKPTGEGSGLGLSVVHGIVSSHKGTIVAINNPLKGTTFTVTLPK
- a CDS encoding potassium/proton antiporter yields the protein MNLTIENILLVGSLLLFVSIIVGKTSYKFGVPTLLLFLTIGMLAGSDGIGGINFDNPQIAQFIGIVSLNFILFSGGLDTNWTSVKPILREGLVLSTLGVLLTALSLGTFVWFVTDFTIYESMLLGSIVSSTDAAAVFSILRSKNLALKTNLRPTLELESGSNDPMAYVLTIAFLTLVINQDQSIASIIPLFFQQMILGGIVGFAFGKLSKFIINKIKLDFEGLYPVLVIALMFITFSATDFVGGNGFLAIYICAVYLGNQDLIHKKTILKMYDGLAWLMQIVLFLTLGLLVFPSQIIPYFGIGMIISLFLIIVARPVSVFLSLMFFKMRLKRRFYISWVGLRGAVPIVFATYPLLAGIDKANMIFNIVFFISVTSVLIQGTTLSIVAKWLNVALPEKAKKVTEIDKLILELPKSSLQEFEVLPHFHAVNKRIVDLNFPKSAFIVMIKRNGEYIRPGGSTELEAKDILMVLADSQDDFAKVVDSIQAK
- a CDS encoding chloride channel protein, translating into MKLKRRRKLVTYLNILDQPVRFNPFVFSRTFLLWAFLGLVGGIIAGLYWIGLEFLTHQLAFFSGWQVIPVMATCGLLAGLIIHFIGDPGEIHLIVNNIRFNKGKLDPKNNPSMVLSSLLCVASGGSLGPEAPLVQVTGSTGTWIGKLFRLKGEELRSLSIAGMASGFTALFGAPLGGSLFSLEILHHKHAVEYYKAIIPAFVASCFSYLVFALIIHLGLGPIWDLSAYEYSGIFDFGYAVLFAIIGAAFGWAFIFCTKFFKSIFEKRPIPIYIKTLIGGVLLGVIAFYFPLTRYFGHHEINELLSGNFSLTLLFAILIFKIIAISITVTSGWRGGFIIPLFFVGATLGLIIYQLFPTINLTLAIVSCMAAINACVTRTPMSTTILLATLTGFGHFIPILFASLTGYFLAPRIPFIGSQMEKE
- the folE gene encoding GTP cyclohydrolase I FolE; amino-acid sequence: MTKLNGNTRLVEESLKNSNQHVSIKNPLRDDAFDVDDTLKTELIAEKFKDIIEILGFDLTNDSIKDTPNRVAKMYVNEIFKGLNPINKPKVAVFKNEYGYHTPLVELNIPFTSFCEHHFVPIQGKVNIAYIPKDYVIGLSKIHRLVDFYARRPQVQERLTMQIVQELSTTLDTKDVGVVLKANHSCISCRGVEDFGSLTLTSVFLGQIENDYNLMSVLLGSNSV
- a CDS encoding RNA polymerase sigma factor; the encoded protein is MEAININDFNNHKIKESEVIKRILGGEKELYEILVRRNNQKLYRVIRGYLKDEAEIEDIMQDSYVKAFTKLYQFRLDSAFSTWLIRIGINESLARLKEKGKLYRLNEQSDNLSYTTLEIPDNRQLNPQDKMIRNEAKQILENAIDSLDIKYKTVYIMKEVEEMSLKEISIVLNLTVANVKVRLHRSKEMLKEKLYEVANNKNIFEFGFSRCDRITENVMKLTK
- a CDS encoding site-specific integrase; protein product: MRTSNTFSILFWAYASRAKNNQAGMYLRITVNGKKVNISLKYKVDLQIWDSNRQRAKGNSAAARELNQYLDQVHAQIVQYYHDLKFKGQLITADLIKAEYLGESDNAKTLQNLLEYHTKKIEKTLATGTIRNFGITQGYLNKYLNNVLNTSDVYLKELDYKFICDFANFLYCFWPKGHPKAMGNNTVMKHIQRFRKIVTLGYHIEWLDRDPFVRWKPTYEKRERPFLTDNELANIESYYFPIARLERVRDLFVFSCYTGIAYVDIMNLTQNNILKGIDGEEWIFTNRQKTKSSVKIPLLAKARDLIIKYQNHPMTQVTETLFPVITNEKLNLYLKEIADAVGLNKNLTFHMARHTFATTVTLSNGVPIETVSKLLGHSKIASTQVYARVVERKVSEDMQILMNKIDPSNVNKIKKN
- a CDS encoding YeeE/YedE family protein; the protein is MNSILNPWPWYISGPLIALVMSLLLYFGKTFGMSSNLKTMCTMLGAGKFSDFFKFNWKDQSWNLTIIAGAIIGGFIATHYLSNDRITDLNPNTVTELQQMGFENAGAHLVPTELYSLEAIKSTKGLLLLVIGGLLVGFGTRYASGCTSGHAITGLSSLQKPSLIAVIGFFIGGLLMANFILPLIF
- a CDS encoding DUF6691 family protein; this encodes MKYFKFLLVGIFFGIVLVKSEAVSWYRIYEMFRFQSFHMYGIIGTAIACGILFLQISKKGYIKSIKGADIFVPKKENGFIRYIVGGTIFGFGWALIGACPGPMYILLGTGVYSMLIVIAAAVLGTFIYGILKDKLPH